From a single Lolium rigidum isolate FL_2022 chromosome 7, APGP_CSIRO_Lrig_0.1, whole genome shotgun sequence genomic region:
- the LOC124670279 gene encoding RPM1-interacting protein 4-like yields MAAKPRIPAFGDWENSTEEVPYTQKFEGARKSKKTGVYANPNEPGRQPEPPQKSPLNPSAYTPDPREQGPRTPQHGRRPANDPHHREAVPLRQTNPQREQLGDGSAPRSPYRNAAGSASPMHSNSPSRPKPRATGMQTPERRASSDAHGQHTPGRSRMRPSNQGYNAEEEVAVPPFGEWDAGDATSGEKYTGIFNRVRDDKLSPDSSSRQQSSGNRRRDNKVEQTCPCCIL; encoded by the exons ATGGCGGCG AAACCACGCATTCCTGCATTTGGAGACTGGGAGAACAGTACTGAAGAAGTCCCGTACACACAGAAGTTTGAGGGTGCGCGGAAGAGCAAGAAAACAGGCGTTTATGCCAATCCAAATGAGCCAGGACGTCAACCCGAACCTCCTCAGAAGTCACCTTTGAATCCATCAGCATATACACCTGATCCTCGAGAACAGGGTCCAAGGACTCCACAACATGGAAGAAGGCCTGCAAACGATCCCCATCACCGCGAGGCTGTTCCACTAAGACAAACAAATCCTCAGCGGGAGCAATTGGGTGACGGTAGCGCACCAAGAAGCCCATACAGAAATGCTGCTGGATCTGCTTCACCAATGCATTCAAACAGTCCATCAAGGCCGAAGCCCAGGGCAACTGGAATGCAGACTCCAGAAAGGAGGGCTTCGTCAGATGCTCATGGCCAGCATACTCCTGGAAGGAGCAGAATGAGGCCGAGTAACCAAGGCTACAAC GCTGAAGAGGAAGTGGCTGTTCCACCATTTGGTGAATGGGATGCGGGTGATGCGACATCAGGTGAAAAGTATACGGGTATCTTCAACAGGGTGAGGGATGATAAATTGTCGCCTGACTCGTCTTCCAGGCAGCAGTCATCTGGTAACCGCAGACGGGACAATAAAGTTGAACAG ACATGCCCTTGCTGTATACTTTGA